One stretch of Bradyrhizobium canariense DNA includes these proteins:
- a CDS encoding PadR family transcriptional regulator, with protein MLALISERPRHGYEIIKEIEDRVAGTYTPSPGVIYPTLTMLEELGHATVTESEGKKLYAVTADGTAYLAANKTAVDNALQRMQSVNTAHSGGPAPEIMRARENLKLALRLREARGPLSEQQIRDIAAALDAAAVAIERS; from the coding sequence GTGCTCGCCCTGATTTCCGAGCGTCCGCGGCACGGCTATGAGATCATCAAGGAGATCGAGGACCGCGTCGCCGGCACCTATACACCGAGCCCCGGCGTGATCTATCCGACACTGACGATGCTCGAAGAACTCGGGCACGCAACCGTGACCGAAAGCGAGGGCAAGAAACTCTATGCCGTCACCGCCGACGGCACCGCCTACCTCGCCGCCAACAAGACCGCCGTCGACAATGCGCTCCAGCGCATGCAGTCGGTCAATACCGCCCACAGCGGCGGCCCTGCGCCGGAGATCATGCGCGCCAGGGAAAACCTCAAGCTGGCGCTGCGACTGCGCGAGGCGCGCGGTCCGCTGAGCGAGCAGCAGATCCGCGATATCGCCGCAGCGCTCGATGCGGCCGCGGTCGCGATCGAGCGCAGCTGA